From one Salvelinus sp. IW2-2015 linkage group LG11, ASM291031v2, whole genome shotgun sequence genomic stretch:
- the LOC111970622 gene encoding growth/differentiation factor 5 produces MKVLKSVPLLLGCWTLLYLDFIPASLSHTGIAECATESGGKEHTGGAGEGANPGIGSTARSTVGNYGAGGWKSLSAARITRIRTGPPLIKGEAAKAKAVTLVSSPHSVTVSRARGAVNLGPKEAVRYWAPGGDATKAAAAPVPVALSMQTGKGSGRPGQSKGNTVPRAATSARTGQQKVVDVQKHIARLAQMSGKATGKLNGRYSPKLLLVTPHDYMLSLYWSLSTGGVNTSVLHEAGMANTITSFVDKGQDARIPQLRRQKYYFNISSLEKDGLLGAELHILRKRLADPHKALSTDRVFCLKLFTCVAGKQKATLLQTQTIKDHNSPKWEVFDIWKLFKNFKNTVQLCFELEGLERGSPVDLRALGFSRPGRQTKEKAFFLMFGRTKKNDLFYNEIKARSGHDNKTVYEYLFTQRRMRRAPTNRGKKLAKNPKPRCHRKQLHVNFKEMGWDDWIIAPLEYEAYHCDGVCDFPIRSHLEPTNHAIIQTLMNSMDPDSTPPTCCVPTRLSPISILYIDSANNVVYKQYEDMVVESCGCR; encoded by the exons ATGAAAGTACTGAAAAGTGTCCCTCTTTTATTGGGGTGTTGGACTCTCTTATACCTGGACTTTATCCCAGCGTCACTGAGCCATACCGGCATTGCAGAGTGCGCAACCGAGAGCGGAGGCAAGGAGCACACAGGCGGAGCAGGTGAAGGAGCCAACCCGGGAATTGGCTCAACTGCCAGGTCGACGGTAGGAAACTACGGCGCAGGGGGTTGGAAGTCTCTAAGTGCTGCGAGGATCACGCGCATTAGAACAGGACCCCCGCTGATAAAGGGCGAGGCAGCCAAAGCGAAAGCTGTGACATTAGTGTCATCACCGCACAGCGTAACGGTCAGCCGTGCTCGCGGAGCTGTCAATTTGGGGCCCAAGGAGGCTGTGCGCTATTGGGCACCCGGCGGGGATGCTACTAAAGCAGCAGCTGCGCCTGTTCCCGTGGCGTTGAGCATGCAAACAGGCAAAGGCTCAGGCAGGCCTGGACAGAGCAAAGGAAACACTGTCCCCAGAGCTGCAACATCAGCACGAACTGGACAGCAAAAGGTCGTTGATGTGCAAAAGCACATCGCTCGGTTGGCCCAAATGAGTGGCAAAGCAACGGGCAAACTTAACGGCAGATACTCTCCAAAGCTCCTATTGGTAACTCCGCATGACTACATGTTGTCACTGTATTGGTCACTATCCACAGGAGGGGTGAACACTAGTGTGCTGCACGAGGCTGGCATGGCCAACACCATCACAAGCTTTGTGGATAAAGGACAAG ATGCCCGTATTCCCCAGCTGAGAAGACAGAAGTATTACTTCAACATCAGTTCCCTGGAGAAGGATGGGTTACTGGGTGCCGAGCTGCATATACTCAGGAAAAGACTGGCTGATCCACACAAAGCACTTTCCACTGACAGAGTTTTCTGCCTGAAGCTGTTCACTTGTGTAGCAGGTAAGCAGAAAGCTACACTGCTCCAAACTCAAACCATCAAGGACCACAATTCGCCCAAATGGGAAGTGTTTGACATTTGGAAACTATTCAAGAATTTCAAGAACACCGTCCAGCTTTGCTTTGAGCTGGAGGGTTTAGAACGGGGAAGCCCCGTGGACCTCAGGGCACTGGGCTTCAGTCGTCCGGGCAGGCAAACCAAAGAGAAGGCCTTTTTCCTCATGTTCGGGCGCACCAAGAAAAATGACTTGTTCTACAACGAGATCAAAGCTCGGTCGGGCCACGACAACAAGACTGTGTACGAATACCTGTTCACTCAGCGGCGCATGCGCCGAGCTCCAACCAACCGCGGCAAGAAGCTAGCCAAGAACCCCAAGCCTCGTTGCCACAGGAAGCAGCTGCACGTCAACTTCAAGGAGATGGGCTGGGACGATTGGATCATCGCCCCACTAGAGTATGAGGCTTACCACTGCGACGGGGTGTGTGACTTCCCTATTCGCTCGCACCTCGAGCCCACCAACCACGCCATCATCCAGACGCTCATGAACTCCATGGACCCCGACTCGACTCCGCCCACCTGCTGCGTGCCCACTCGCCTCAGCCCAATCAGCATCCTCTACATTGACTCGGCCAATAACGTGGTCTACAAACAGTATGAGGACATGGTGGTGGAGTCCTGTGGCTGCAGGTAG